tGAGAAAAGGGGCTATTTGTGTATCTATAACAGGACATTTCTGCACATATTTAAGTGTTATTGTATTGTAAATATGATCAGTATTAGGCATGTAAAGCCATGTTTAGAGAAATAGGCTCAGGTTGTGGATAAGTGAAGTCAGTAGAGGTGTTTGACTATTCTGTCCTTGTGTTCGTCCCAGGATGTGTAAAGTGAGCTTTGGGCCACATTTTTCAGCCCCAACTCTGAACATTTTCCCTTTTTAGAGTCACTTTACAAAATGTCCGACACATGAAATATGTTAACGTTTTACTGTCATCACATTTATGTTGCGTTGAAGGTGTTTTTTCAGCTCAGGTTTCATCTGTTCTACTGTAACAAAAGGCAACGTTTCACAAAACATGCTTTGCTTGGATTgtctaaaaaatgttttccGGACCTTGTTACTTGTTTTGgtttgtggttgttgtttttttgccttGTTCATTGTTGGTCTAGCTCAAATCTGTTCCTATTAGCACTTCCGACTTCTAGATTTGGATTGATTAATAATCAGACACCATAACCTGCCCTGCATTATTTACCATGCCTCTCAGAGCTGCTCGCTTTTAGCCATCATACATTATTCAACTAGGAAACATGAGACTTTAAGCACTGGCACACACAGTTGCTGCTTTACTGTAGACACTCATAGGAGAGATGTGTGATGTTTATTATTcagatttttcatttataaCTCAAAACTCACCCCTGGATCCAGTAGCTGAAACCATTTTTCAGTTGTTGCTAGTTGAGctgacattaaaacatttctaggTGTTACTCTGCTTATCTTTGAGGGTTGAAGCACAGAGCGAGAGGCTCTCggccctcagtgatgtctgtaaTGATAGTGTAGAACGGTGCCTTAGATGGGGTTTTAGTGCTTTTGTTGTATCACAAGTGACACAGAAAAGCTTGTCCTTACCTCGGCCTTGACAATCACTTCATATACAACCAGGGCACAACTCTGAATATGAATGTCTCTTGAAGATGTACTAACAATGCTTTGTCCACCAATACAAAATTTGTACTGTAAATATATCTAAAGTGTATTGAAATTATACAGATTGTTGAACAAGAAAAACGCAATAAAGTTGTGCAAAAACAACCAGTCGTGATTCAGTCTGATGCAAAGACAGGCTTCAAAAATGAATTTATTCCTGCTATTTATTGAACTTCAATCGAGTTTTGAATACATGACCAGCTAGCATCAATACCAGTAACATATTTCATGATTGACATCTCCATATTATGCATATTTCATTCAATCTGTAAAAGATCTTAATAGTTAACCAAAGCTTGTGCCACAGGCAGATATAAGATAATATTGCTAAGTTCCCAGTAAAGCAGACTGGCACGTCACACTCTGATCACATACTACTATCCAACTCTTGTCACTAAATTAAGTTGCAATGTTGTTTATAAGGATAAAAGAAAACTAGTGCATATTGAATCAAATTCCACTACTTTCTCAGCTTCACTCAAATCTGCCAAAACAAAGCAAACTAATATTTATCTTTGGTGTACATCTTCTTAGACACAGCCATCTTCTGCCGTTTACATCTTTTTGGCACAGTCGGGGCAGTAAATGTGGTCCCCGGTGATGACGAAGCGCTTGTTGGCCAGTGAGAGGGAGCACCTCTTGCAGTTGAAACAATACTCATGCCAGGCGTAGCCTTCATAGTTCACCACGTTTGTTCCATGACCAAACCCTGAAAAGAAGATGTTTTAGAAATTTTGAAACACTTTCTCTCACTCACTATGGcaaacataggcaactggtggcaaaaattgtaattcatgaagttggaagtgatatgaagcccaacataacacacaaacctcttgaaacacagaaaacgtCCGCAAAATGatagacacactaaacaaccacttaaacacaaaatgactacaaaaaccacaacatatacaaaaggacttcaaagacacacaaaatgacaacaaaagcacatgtaatgactcaaaaaatacatacaattgacaagaaaatagacaaaatgaattaaaaaaacacaaaatgtctaaaaactcaacaaaaaaccactaagaaaacccacacaaaaggactgcaaagacaaaaccctttgttctttcctgtgttaatgctcagatgggtctttattctaaatgctgactaacattaatgttgataatgtggtcctcggatcagacaatcacatttttgtggctctgATAAAAGTGTCCCATCTCTGCACTATGGTATggttaaataaaacattgattTGTTGAGGTCAATTTCCTAAAAATTTTCACCAATTTATGCATTGAAGATtaattttatcttttatttatttatttatttttgacagttGAAAGACTTTCCTGAGCCTgcctgttctgttctgttctgttctaacATGCAGATGTTGCTCTGACCTGTTATTGGGTTCTTGCAGCCGTGGCACTTCTTGGCCACGTCGGTCTTGTAGCAGTCCACGCAGTAGACGTCGTTCTCATGAGAGGTGAAGCGAGTTCCAGCCAGACCCTTTTTGCAGGTTTTGCACACAAAGCACTCGGAGTGCCAGGGCTGGTCCTGGTAGCTGATCCCTCCAGAGGAGATGGGCTGAGAGAATCACAGAGAGATTCACAATACAGTGAAGGGGAAACTGTAAAAGTGGTCTTTCCTGGAGAACACACTTCAAACACCCTTAAAACACATGCCGTGATGCACTCAGGGTTTTAACCTGCTTGCAGTGGAAGCATTTCTTGGCAAACTTCTTCTCATGGCACGGGGCACAGTAGATGTCGTCCCCCTTAGCGAGGAAGCTCTGCGTGCGAATCGGCTGCTTGCATTCGAAGCAGGTGAAGCATTCCTCATGCCACACCTTGTTCTTGTACTCTACATTCTGGGATCCTGTAATACCAACACAAACACTCACTCGCACCATGGCAATCATATTTAGCCAGACAAATCTGcgtactgtttgttttttggttcttctgttttaaaaccaaatcaaaataacacacaatatCACTCATGGTACCAAAGTCATGTacagtgttgggcggtaacataagctcattagcctgatatgtttagcattgtgtagctgagaaaaatgctgtaaattagtttttccaccttcttttttttttttttttaagcattttcaacagcaaaatgtgcacctggaatatgcacagcttactttacattactgtgctaaggctgaaaatcTATAatttggttgttttatagcagttgatcaacagtggatttttatattattacagcactaatatgaagctgtatggacacaaatgacccagaataaataatacattctttaattctaagtaactcaaaagttactttttccagtaacgcattactaagtaatcaaaatagtaactgagctACTTTGTGAATTAAGTAACAAGTTACTTTTtctcagtaactagcacaacactggtcatGTAGCATTCATCCCACCTGGCATCACCACCTTGTAGCAGCCCTGGCATCGGTTGCCATCCTCTCTGGAGCCACACTTGCCACACATTATCTTCCCATCGTCCCGAGCGCTGAAGGACTCGCTGGCCAGTGATTTGTAGCACTTGGCACAGCGGAAACAGTCCTCATGCCAGTATCGGTTCTTGTGGTGCAGCTCCTGAGGAGAGAAGGATGAAGAAgggtgacatcactgggagAAAAACAGTAAACCAGTGTGGTGAGGTTTTTATTGAGAAGTAGTGTTTGGAAGTTAGAAGAACACAACGAGAGTAGTATTTCATTTGCCTTGATGCCTTTCTTTAcatgtttcaaaataaaggttattatttatctattgtTTTTAGGATCAGAGCAATTCTAAGGTTGGGTAGCGTTTGTGTGGAGGAAGTTGGTCCAGACTAAGGCCTTGTCCACACGTAGCCGGGTATCTGCAAAAACAAATAGATTTTTCTACGGTTTGGCCTGTCATCCACACGAAAACGCAGGATAAGGTCAATAAAAACGAGGCTTTTGGGAAACTCCGACAAAAGCGACATCTAATGAATAAACATATTTGCACTCCTGTTTATGTCGGGCAGTGGGCGACATGGATACAGTGCTACTTGAATCGTTGCTACAGGCTCTTTTTGGCTGCCTGTTAGTAAGAATACAACCACTGCTTCACCTTGAGGAGTAAAGGAGTCACTGCAGTTGGTGATTGTACATGAAATAAACTTCCCTCCACCTCAAAGGCATGCTGCTCATCAAAGATGCCGTCTGCGGTTTTGGATCAGACCTGGACACACTTCCAGCTGGTGGGACAACTTCGAGTAGGAAGTCGTCATCCCAAATGAGTGGCGTGAAAACTTCCACATGTCCCGGTCCTCCCTCCTGTCAATGTCGGAGTTACTTTGTCCTCAAATAAAGGGACAGGCCACAATATAGCGATTACTGGTCAGTGTGGGTAAAAAAGTTGCCTGCACCCTGTACTATTTGGCTGATGAGGGTACATTACGCAAAACAGCAAATACGTTTGGTGTGTCCAGACAGGTCGTCTCATACATTGTTAGGCAGGTGTGCAAAACTATAACGGTGCACTTGGGACCGTAATACACAAAGCTGCCAACAACAGAGAGTGACGTCCATTCACTTGTGGATATTACATTTAtgctgtttttgtgggttttttttaaacggaGCTTGGATGTCCGTTTATAAAAATACCCAGCTATGTTTGGACAAGGCCTAAcggtgtaataaaaaaaaatcgattcggcaaTATATCGGCATATTTCACCGCACAATTATCATATCGatccaattttatttattaatttttatacaaaagaccatttaattgtgctaacatttgcatgtaaacgcccggtcactaggtgtcagtgaaccacataagaccttgttaaactataccttgcactttattttcataaaaaattaCTGGGCactttacagattttttttttttttttttttttttttaagaatttaacagaatcagaatctgttgtaaaagcaaaagttaaactttttttttaaaaaatgtcctttgACAGTTTGacaaacataccacttgtttttgatattggcaATTGAATTACAGCTAGTTACCGTGcgttacttgttcttgcaagttttaaaaaagaaaatacattatatttcataccattttgtacttgtagaggtgaaatttgtaattattgatattgtgatgtatgtCGTGATGAATACCGTGATGTATATCgtgttgtttagtatcgggataatgttgtatcgtgacatgcaaatcgtgtcGTATTACTATGGACAAATAATATGGCGCTAGTTTGCAGATACTGAATAGGTTCTGTTTGGCAAGAAAAAACCTGAAAGAGCAATAATTGTCATAAAAGTGAA
The genomic region above belongs to Gouania willdenowi chromosome 10, fGouWil2.1, whole genome shotgun sequence and contains:
- the fhl1a gene encoding four and a half LIM domains protein 1a isoform X2; amino-acid sequence: MTDRFDCYYCRDNLHGKKYVKKDDKHVCTKCFDKLCANTCAECRRPIGADAKELHHKNRYWHEDCFRCAKCYKSLASESFSARDDGKIMCGKCGSREDGNRCQGCYKVVMPGSQNVEYKNKVWHEECFTCFECKQPIRTQSFLAKGDDIYCAPCHEKKFAKKCFHCKQPISSGGISYQDQPWHSECFVCKTCKKGLAGTRFTSHENDVYCVDCYKTDVAKKCHGCKNPITGFGHGTNVVNYEGYAWHEYCFNCKRCSLSLANKRFVITGDHIYCPDCAKKM
- the fhl1a gene encoding four and a half LIM domains protein 1a isoform X1 gives rise to the protein MTFYKHSAPRSYLTSTMTDRFDCYYCRDNLHGKKYVKKDDKHVCTKCFDKLCANTCAECRRPIGADAKELHHKNRYWHEDCFRCAKCYKSLASESFSARDDGKIMCGKCGSREDGNRCQGCYKVVMPGSQNVEYKNKVWHEECFTCFECKQPIRTQSFLAKGDDIYCAPCHEKKFAKKCFHCKQPISSGGISYQDQPWHSECFVCKTCKKGLAGTRFTSHENDVYCVDCYKTDVAKKCHGCKNPITGFGHGTNVVNYEGYAWHEYCFNCKRCSLSLANKRFVITGDHIYCPDCAKKM